Proteins encoded within one genomic window of Fibrobacter sp.:
- a CDS encoding TIGR02147 family protein, producing the protein MINLFEYLNYRDFLKDAYEERHAGDWRFSHRYIAEKADFDASMFNKILQGKRNLTPRLVSVFADIFCNDDREKKYFADMVAFNQAKNHSESRQYLEKLVATKECKVENVAKDQFEYFDNWYHAVIRELVTFYPYVGDDAALGLMVRPPITASQVKSSIALLERLNMIKKNEQTGFYEQTQGLISSGTESYSTAVNSYIQQNLKVAQTAIDRFERDERNLSTLAFGCNEDTYKELVEMVRRFRREVLAKVGQCQKPNRVFQLGMQLFPLSDPYPPPQRRGRKRRIRGAEIKDGEGRAVNGSGNEPVQELPEEVNNG; encoded by the coding sequence GATTAATTTATTTGAATATCTGAACTACCGTGATTTCTTGAAAGACGCTTACGAAGAACGCCATGCTGGCGATTGGCGCTTTAGCCACCGCTATATTGCAGAGAAGGCCGACTTTGATGCATCTATGTTCAATAAGATTCTGCAAGGCAAGCGTAATCTGACGCCTCGACTTGTGTCGGTTTTTGCAGATATTTTTTGTAATGATGATCGTGAGAAAAAGTATTTTGCTGACATGGTGGCCTTCAACCAGGCCAAGAACCATTCTGAAAGCCGCCAGTACCTAGAAAAGCTGGTTGCAACTAAGGAATGCAAGGTTGAAAATGTGGCCAAGGACCAGTTCGAGTACTTCGATAACTGGTACCATGCGGTAATTCGTGAATTGGTGACTTTCTACCCCTATGTGGGAGACGATGCCGCCCTCGGTTTGATGGTGCGTCCGCCTATTACCGCCAGCCAGGTCAAGTCTTCCATTGCCCTTCTTGAACGCTTGAATATGATCAAGAAGAACGAGCAGACCGGTTTTTATGAACAGACCCAAGGCTTGATTTCCAGCGGTACGGAATCTTACAGTACCGCCGTGAATTCCTACATCCAGCAGAATTTGAAGGTTGCTCAAACTGCCATAGACCGATTTGAACGTGACGAACGCAATCTTTCCACTTTGGCTTTTGGTTGCAACGAAGATACCTATAAGGAACTTGTCGAAATGGTTCGCCGTTTCCGTCGCGAGGTCCTGGCAAAGGTAGGGCAGTGTCAAAAGCCCAATCGTGTTTTTCAACTGGGCATGCAGTTGTTCCCGTTGTCCGACCCCTATCCTCCTCCTCAGCGCCGAGGACGTAAACGCCGTATTCGCGGTGCAGAAATAAAAGACGGGGAAGGCCGCGCAGTCAATGGCTCTGGCAACGAGCCGGTCCAGGAATTGCCGGAGGAGGTGAACAATGGCTAA